GACGCGTGGCGGGCCGAGGCCGCGCACCGTGAGGCCCGCGCCGCCCTGACGGCCTGACGGTTCGGCCGCGCGCCGATCGGGCGCGGACGTGGCGCCGGGCCGGCCCGCGCGGGCCGGATGTCGCGGTCGGATCGGCGACCGTGTACGGTCAACGGCCGTCGAACGATCGACACGGGAGCGCGCGGCGATGGTCACGAACGTCCTGCCCCCGCTCGACCCGGCCGCGCTCCCGGCCGGGATCCGCGCCCGCTTCGTCGAGGGCGTCAACGGCCTGCGCATGCACGTGCTCGAGGCGGGCGAGGCCGATCCCGGCCGCCCCCTCGTCCTGCTGGTGCACGGCTTCCCCGAGATCGCCTTTTCCTGGCGGAAGGTCATGCCGGCCCTGGCCGCGGCGGGCTGCCACGTCGTCGCCCCCGACCTCCGGGGCTACGGCCGCACCGCGGACGCGCCGGTCACCTTCGCGGACGACCTCGCGCCCTACCGCCTGCACAACCATCTCCTCGACCTGCTGTGCCTGACGAGCGCCCTGAAGCGCGACAGGGTCGCGGCGCTCGTCGGGCACGATTACGGGTCCTGGGTCTGCGGCTACTGCGCTCTGGCGCGGCCCGATCTCTTCGGCCTGGTCGCCCTCATGAGCGCGCCCTTCGCCGGGGCGCCGGGGCTCGACGCCCTGGCCCGCGGCCTCCGGACCCCGGCCGACGACCCGATCCACGCGGCGCTGGCCGCCCTGCCGCGGCCGCGCACGCACTACCACCTCTACTACGCGTCGCGCCGCGCCGCCGCCGACATGGAGCGCAGTCCGCAGGGTCTCGCCGCGTTCCTGCGCGCCTATTTCCACCACAAGAGCGCGGACTGGCCGGACAACCGGCCCCGCGCGCTCGCCGGCTGGACGGCCGAGGCCCTCGCCGAGATGCCGACCTACTACGTGATGGATCAGGGCCGGACGATGCCCGCGACCGTGGCGCCGGAGATGCCGCCGCGGGGCGGCGCGGACTGCGCCTGGCTGACGGACGCGGAGCTCGCCGTCTACGCCGCCGAGTACGCGCGTTCCGGCTTCCAGGGCGCGCTTCAGGGCTACCGGTGCCGCATGGATGGCAGCATCGACCGCGACCTCGCGCGGTTCGCCGGCCGGCGGATCGAGGTCCCCCTCCTGTTCGTGTCCGGGGCGAGCGACTGGGGGCCGTTCCAAGTGCCGGGGGCGCTGGAGCGCATGGAGGAGGCCGCCGGCGCGGGCCTGCTCGGCTGCCACTTCGTGGCGGGGGCGGGGCACTGGGTGCAGCAGGAGCAGCCCCGGGCCGTCGTGGACCTCCTGCTCGACGCGCTCGGTCGTGGCGGGGCCGGATCCCGCACCGGCGCGTAGGCGCGGCGCCGGGACGGCGTCGCGCGGGCCTCGCCGCGGGATCGTCCCGACGCGGCGCACCGCGTCCTCGGCTATCGGGGCGCCGACCGCCCGGCTATGTCTCCCGCAAACCGACCGGAGAACCGGTCGGACCGGGCGCCGTGCGCCCGTTCCGGAACCTCGAGGGAGGGCGTTGGATGGATTTGGAAGCGCGCGCCATCCGGCGGGTCAGCAGGCGGCTCCTGCCCCTCCTGATCACCTGCTACTTCATCTCCTATCTCGACCGGGTCAATGTCGGCTTCGCCGCGCTGACCATGAACCGGGACCTCGGCATCTCCGCCACGGCCTACGGGCTCGGGGCCGGCATCTTCTTCCTGACCTACTTCGTCTTCGAGGTGCCCTCGAACCTGTTCCTGGAGCGGGTCGGGGCGCGGGTGTGGATCGCCCGCATCATGCTGACCTGGGGGCTCCTGTCGGGCGCGATGGCCTTCATCGTCGGCGAGAAGAGCTTCTACGCCGTGCGCCTGTTGCTGGGCGCCGCCGAGGCCGGGTTCTTCCCCGGCATCATCTTCTACCTCACGCTGTGGTTCCCCGCGCGATACCGCGGGCGGATCATCAGCACCTTCATGGCCGCGATCCCGCTCTCGAGCGTCATCGGCTCGCCGGTCTCGGGGGCGCTGCTGGGCCTCGACGGGGTCTGGGGCTTCAGGGGGTGGCAGTGGCTCTACGTCCTCGAGGCCCTGCCCGCCGTCATCTTCGCCGGCGTCGTCCTGGCCTTCCTGACCGACCGGCCGGCGCAGGCGGCCTGGCTGCCCGAGGACGAGCGCGCCTGGCTCACCGAGCGCCTCGCGCAGGAGCGGCGGGCGCGCGAATCCGCCCGCCGCTACAGCGTCACGGAAGCGCTCCTCGACCGGCGCGTGCTCGCCGTCGCCTTCGTCTATTTCGGCAACGTGGCGCTGCTCTACGGGCTCAGCTTCTTCCTGCCGCAGATCGTGAAGGGCTTCGACCTCACGAACTTCCAGACGGGTCTGGTCAGCCTCATCCCCTTCGCGATCGGGATCGTCGGCATGCTCGTCCTCGGACGCTCCTCGGACCGCAGGGGCGAGCGCAAGGGGCACGCGGCCTTCGCGCTCCTGCTCGCGGCCGGCGGCACGGCCGCGGCGGCGCTGGTCTCCGATCCCTACGCCAAGATGGCCCTGTTCAGCGTCTCGGCCTTCGGCATCTTCGGCGGCCTCCCGGTGATCTGGACGCTGCCCACCGCCTACCTGTCCGGCGCCGCGGCGGCCGGCGGGATCGCCATCATCAACGCCCTCGGCAACCTCTCCGGCTTCGCCGCCCCCTACGCGGTCGGCGCGATCAAGGATGCCACCGGCACCTTCACGGGCGGCCTCCTCCTCATCGCGGCGGCCGGCCTCGCCGCCATGGTGACGGTCCTCTGCCTCTCCCACGACCGGGACCTGGAGCAGGCCGCGGCGCGCGGTGCGCAGGCGGCGGAGTAGACGCGGCGGAGTAGACGCGGCGGAGTAGACGCGGCGGAGCAGACGCGACCGGGGGCAAGATACCGCGCCGCCGCCCGGCCGCGCCCGGGTGGCGGGCGGCGGCCGTTCGACCTATGGCAGCCTCGGAATGTCGTCCCGGCGGAGGCGGTGTTGCGGGGCCGCGCGACCCCGGACACACGCCGTCGCCGGCGACGCGCCGGTTCGAACCCATCGGAGCAGCCCATGAACGCACCCGCTCCCGCCCCCCGCGCCCGCCCGGACGCGGCGACGATCGCGGGTCTCACCGAGGCCTTGCGGGCCGTGCTCGGGGACCGGGTGACGGCGAGCCGGGCCGTGCGCGAGCAGCACGCCAATCAGCTCACCTGGGCGCCGTGCGAGCCGCCGGACCTCGTGGTCTTCCCGCACTCCACCGCGGAGGTGCAGGCCGTCGTGCGCGCCTGCGCGGAGCGCGACGTGCCGATCGTGCCCTACGGCGTCGGCACCTCCCTCGAGGGCCACGTCAACGCGCCGTTCGGCGGCGTCTCGATCGACACGGGCGCGATGAATCGCGTCCGCGCGGTCAATGCCGACGACCTCGACTGCACGGTCGAGGCCGGCGTCACCCGCAGGGCGCTGAACGAGTACCTGCGCGATACCGGCCTGTTCTTCCCCATCGATCCCGGGGCGGACGCCACGATCGGCGGGATGGCGGCGACGCGGGCGTCGGGCACCAACGCCGTGCGCTACGGGACGATGAAGGACGCGGTGCTCGCGCTCACCGCGGTGATGCCGAACGGCGACATCGTCACGACCGCCCGGCGGGCGCGCAAGTCGTCGGCCGGCTACGATCTCACCCGGCTCCTCATCGGCTCGGAGGGCACCCTCGGGATCATCACCGAGGTCACGCTGCGCCTGCACGGCATCCCCGAGGCGATCTCGGCGGGCATCTGCCCGTTCCCCTCGATCCAGGCGGCCTGCGATGCCACGATCCTGACGATCCAATCCGGCATCCCGGTCGCGCGCATCGAGCTGCTCGACGAGGTGCAGGTCGCGGCCTGCAACCGCTACTCGAAGCTCACCCTGCCGGAGACCCCGCTGCTCCTGGTCGAGTTCCACGGCACGGACGCGGGCGCGCGCGAGCAGGCCGAGCGGTTCGGCGAGATCGCCGCCGAGCTCGGCGGCGGCCCGTTCGACTGGGCGACCGGGGCCGACGAGCGCGCGCGCCTCTGGCAGGCGCGCCACGACGTGTACTGGGCCGCGGTCGCGCTGCGGCCCGGTCCCACGATCAAGAACATGTCGACCGACGTCTGCGTGCCGATCTCGCGGCTCGCGGAATGCGTGGAGGCGACGAAGCGCGACATCGCCGCGACCGGGCTCACGGCGCCGATCGCCGGCCATGTCGGCGACGGCAACTTCCACACCCTGCCGCTCGTCGATGCCGACAGTCCCGAGGAGATGTCCGCGGTGGCCGGCTTCCTCGACCGGCTCGTCGCCCGCGCGTTGGACCTGGGCGGCACCTGCACGGGCGAGCACGGGATCGGCCAGAAGAAGATGCGCTTCATGGAGAGCGAGCACGGGCCGGAGGCGCTCGGCCTCATGCGGACCCTCAAGCGCGCCATCGATCCCCGGAACCTCATGAATCCCGGCAAGCTGATCCCCTGACGCGGACGCGCTCCGCGACCCGCCGGCCCCGGAGACCCCCCCCTTCGCGGGCCTCGCGTCGCTCGATCGCGTCAGGCTCGACGCGGGGGCGCTCGGAGCTCGGACCGCCGAGCTCGGCACGACCCTGGCCGTGCCCGCGCGACCGCGCTGCGGCGGAGGCGGATCCGGCAGGACCGATGAGCCTGGACGAGTGCCGGGCGTTGCCGGAGCGTGGCGAGACCTGACCGCGCGGGTCGCCACATCGTTCTCGTCCGCTTCTCGCCCGCCGTCGCCGATGACGACCCGGGCGCCGTGATACCCGCGATCGAGACGCTGCGATCCACTGATCCTGGCGTATGCGGGCGGAAAGAACGTGAGCCCGGAGGGGCGTTCGGCCGGGTTCATCCACGCCTTCGTCATGGACTTCGCGGGTCCGACCGAGCGAGACGCCTACCTGAGCCACCCGGACTACGTGGCCGCGGCCACAAAGCTTGTCCGGGCGGCGGACGGTGAGGACGGCATCCTCGTCGTCGATTTCGCCATCCCTTGAAGGCGATCTCTCGCAAGGCCACGCCCGCCGGATCGTCGGCCGGCGCCGGCGGCCCGTCCGACCCGCGTGGCTGGTCGGCTCGGACGCACTAACCCGCGCCTATCCACAGCGATGGCCGCGCGCGGAGACGCAGATCGGGCTCGAACGGCGTCGGTGGAGCTTCGCCCTGGAGACAGTGCGGGGCGGATTTCCGCCCGCCCGCGGCCCTCGCCTTCGCTCCGTCCCCGGCTCTTCCGGTCCAGGCTGATCCCCTCGACCGGCGCGGTTCAGGACTTGCCCGCCAGGTCGACCGCGCCGTCAAATTCCGCGATCTGGCCGACACCGCACGGAGAATCTCCGGCTCTGCCGGCACCTCCGAGACGGGTGTCCGCGACACCCGGAGCCGGTCGCGCGACGGGCCCGCACGCGCGGCGACGACTTATAATCCCGCTCCCTCGGCCGAAACGCATGAATTATTCTGCTTGCCATGAGATCCTGGCACACAGAATAATGCATGCCGCAGAGCCAATATCGGAGCCCGACATAAGGTTCCGGCGAGGCCAGCGATGCGCCGACGTGCACGCCAATCCTATAGCACGTCGCCGAATGTCAGCGCAGGGACGAGGGAGGAAGCTCATGGCCATGCCAAATGCCACGCCGGCTACGGCAGTACCCAGTACCAATCGATGGCTGCAGATCGTGCTCGGCGTGATCTGCATGGTTGCAGCGGCGAACATCCAGTATGCCTGGACGCTGTTCGTTCCCGAGATCCAGAAGACTTTCGGTTGGGACCGCGCCGCGATCCAGGTCGCCTTCACGATCTTCGTCGTCGTCCAGACCTGGCTGACCCCGATCGAGGGTTACTTCATCGACAAGTACGGTCCTAGCCGCGTCGTGATGTTCGGCGGTCTGATGACGGGCCTGGCCTGGGTCATCAACTCCTACGCCACCAGCTTGAGCGGCTTCTACCTCGGCTCGGTGGCCGGCGGCATCGGCGTCGGTTGCGTCTACGCCACCTGCGTCAACAACGCGCTCAAGTGGTTCCCGGACAAGCGCGGCCTGGCGGTCGGCCTCACCGCGGGCGGCTACGGCGCCGGCTCGGCGCTGACCATCCTTCCGATCGCCAAGATGATCGACAGCGGCAACTACGCCCAGGCCTTCTTCGTCTTCGGCCTGATCCAGGGCGCCATCATCATCGCCGCCGCCGTCGCCATGCGCGCCCCGCGCAAGGATCAGGTGCCGTTCTCCACCAAGGTCCTGCAGTCGCGGCGCGACTACACGCTGGGCGAGGCGCTGCGCACCCCCGTGTTCTACGTGATGCTGCTGATGTTCACCTGCACGGTGACGGGCGGCCTGATGGCCGTGGCCCAGCTCGGCGTGATCGCGCAGGATCTCGGGGTGAAGAACTTCCAGGTCAACCTGTACTTCTTCGCCATGGCGGCACTGCCCTTCGCGCTGATGCTCGACCGGATCATGAACGGCATCTCGCGCCCCCTCTTCGGCTTCGTCTCGGACCGGATCGGGCGCGAGAAGACGATGTTCATCGCGTTCGCGATGGAAGGCATCGGCATCGTGGCGCTGGGGTACTTCGGCTCCAACCCGTGGGCCTTCGTGATCCTGTCCGGTGTGGTGTTCCTGGCCTGGGGCGAGGTCTACTCGCTGTTCAGTGCCACCGCCGCCGACACCTTCGGCTCGAAGCACATCGGCAAGATCTACGGCGTGCTCTACTGCGCCAAGGGCTTCGCCGCGCTGTTCGTGCCGGTGGGCAACCTGATCATGCAGGCGACCGGTACGTGGGCGACGGTCCTGTACACGGTGGCGACCATGGACCTGATCGCCGCCGTCCTGGCGATCGCGGTGCTGCGGCCGATGCTCAAGCAGCACCACGCGGCCAACAACGACGCGGCGGCCCCGGCTCTGAAGCTGGCGCACGCCTGAGCGACGGGCTCGGCCGCTCCGCGGCCGAGCCAGACCCGCGATGCCCCGGCTCCGGACACCCGGAGCCGGGGGAGAGGCGGTCGAGCGGGTTGCGCGCTGCCAGCACGCGTCGCGTCGTCTCTCCGAAACGCTCGGTGGCCGCGAGCCATCCCGGAACTTCGAACGGATACCGACGATCGGGTGAGGCACGGCTTCCTGGCGCATCGCTCGCATCCGACGTCTCGGCCGCGCTCCGGCGTCTTCCCAAGATCTGAGGCCAGAATCACCTCTCGCGTTTTCGGAGCTCGACTGTGCTGCAGCCTCCCGAGACCTCCCTGGGTCTAGCCTCGATCGGACAGACTGTGAGCCTGCGTGAGCAGGCCTACGACAGCATCAAGCAATCGATCCTGGCGATGGATCTCTACGACGGCTCGGCGCAGATCCGGCTGCACGAACACCAGATCGCGCAGGATCTCGGCATCAGCCGCACGCCAGTCCGGGAAGCCCTGACGCTCCTGGAGCGGGAGGGCTTCGTGAGCACGGTGCCGCGCCGTGGCCTCTTCGTGACGCGCAAGACCAAGCGCGAGATCGTCGAGATGATCACCGTCTGGGCCGCGCTCGAGGGCATGGCGGCCCATGCCGCCGCGCGGCACGCCGCGGATCCCGATCTCCGCGCGCTCGGCAGGGCGTTCGAAGATTTCGAGATCTCGACTCTGCCCGATCACCTGAGAGCCTACGACGAGGCCAACCTCGACTTTCATCGGACGATCATCCGTCTCGGCGGCTGCGGATTGATGGTCGAGATCACGACCAACCTGTTCATCCACATGCGGGCGCTCCGGTCGGCGTTCCTCCATCGGGCCGGGAGGCTCGAAGATTCGATGCGCGAGCATGCCGCCATCATCGCCGCCCTGCAGGCCCGCGACGCGGATCGGGCCGCGGTCCTCGTCCGCGATCACGCGCTCGGGCTGATCGCGCACGTCGAGGCGCACTGGGTTTGGCCAGAGGGGTAAGAGCCACCGCTGACGGAGGACCGACCTATGCTACCGTCCGTTCAGATGACCGATCTGCTCGGCCTCGGCTTCCTGATCCTCGGGCTCGTCGGAGCCGGGATTGCCAGCGCGAGCCGGTCGGCGCGCTTCGCGGAGGAGCCGCGTGAGGACCTCGCGGGCGGAGCGCTGCTCGTGGCGATCCTCGGCCTCGTCTTCGTGCTCGCCGAATGAGCGGGCGCAGCGCGGCCAGGGTCGGCCTCTGCGCGTTCGTCACCGCGGCCCGCGCCGCCGTGAGGTCTGAGCCGCGGTCGCGAGCCGCGCCCGCGTGCAGCGGGACCGGGCGGGCCTGATCGCGCCGGCTCGGCTGCCGGCGATGACCTGCGGCGCGTCGCGAGTGACGGATCAGGTCCATACGCGACGGGAGGCGCCCGAACAGTCGCGGAATCGGACACGCGGCCTTCACCGGAAGCCCGCTCCGCGGTGGCGCGGTTCTCGTTCGGCGGACCGCGCGCGGCGGAAGGCGAGGCCCGCCAACGCCCTGCTCCCGACGCATGCCGCAGATTTGCAACAGGCGCCGGAAACAGCCGTCAGCGCTAGAATTATTCCAGTCTAAAGCCCTGCTGCCCGACCATTCATTTCTCGCATCTAGACAACCGCTTGACCGAACTGAGCAGCCGCAGTTTAGAGGCCCTACAAAGATCTGATCCGCTTGCACCCGCCAGGGCCATATTATTTTAATCCGCCGGACGCCGCACGCGACTGTGCACGGGCGAGAACATCTGAGGATTGGAGTAATGGCGGCGGTATCGGTGGATGCCCTGCATCGCAGTGAGAACCTGAACCTTCAGCGGTTCCTGCTCCGCAAGCTCGGCAATCCCGCGGATGCCGCCGATGCCGCGCAGGAGACGTATCTCCGTCTCGTCAAGGCGCTCACCACCACCGACCTGGAGCAGCCGCGCCTGTTCCTGTTCCACCTCGCCCGCAACGTCGCCGCCAATCTCGGCAAGCGCCGCCGGTTCGAGGCCGGCCTGTTCCGGTCCATGACCGATCTCGAGCTGTCCAGCGTCGTGGACGGCCGCGCGCAGACCGAGACGCAGGTGATCGCCCGCGAGCAGCTGCGTCTCGTCGCGGCGGCGATCGACGGGCTGCCGCCGCGCTGCCGGGAGACGTTCCTGCTCAGCACCGTCGAGGGCCTCTCGAACGGGGCGGTCGCCGCCCGTCTCGGCGTCAGCCGCAACATGGTCGAGAAGCACCTCATCAAGGCGCTGCTGCACATCCGCCGCGCGTGCCACGAATTTTTCTGATCCGGCACGTCAGGAGTTCGCGGCCTCGATGGTCTTCATAGGGCGGACGGGCGGAGCGGGCGGCGGGTCGACATGGCGGAGGAGGGGTGGCCCGCGGGCGACGACGAGGCCGCGGACGACCCGATCTACGCGCAGGCCACGTTCTGGGTGGTTCGCCTGTCCTCTCCCGACGCGACCGACGCCGACCGGGCGGCCTTCGAGGCCTGGCGCGCCGCCGACCCGGCCCATGCCGAGGCCTACGCGGAGATGGAGGCGTGGCGGCGCGTCGCCGGGTCCGTGCCCGGCACGCGCCGGCGGAAGCGGCGGCCGCCGACGCGCCTCGTCGGTCTCGCGGCGGCGCTGGGCCTGTCGGGATTCGTCGCCTACGAGAGCGGGCTCCTCGACCGCGTCCGCGCCGATGTCTGGACCGGGATCGGGGACATCGAGACGACGCGGCTCCCCGACGGCAGCCGCGCCGCCCTCAACACCGACACGGCGCTGGCCCTGCACTTCACGGCCGCCGAGCGCGACGTCCACCTGCTGCGCGGGGAGGCGGTGTTCGATGTCGTGCCCGACAGCGGCCGGCCCTTCGTGGTCCACGGCGGCGGTCTGCGGGTGCGCGCGGTGGGGACGCGCTTCTTCGTCCGGGCCGGCGGGGACGCCGAACCGGTCGGCGTGGCGGAGGGGCGCGTGGACGCGTCGACATCCGCCGGCGCCGTGACCATCGGGGCCGGCGAGGTGGCCCTGCGGAGCGCCGACGGCCGCCTGATGGTCGAGCGCGGCGATGTCGGGCGCGCCACGGCGTGGCGGGACGGCAAGCTCGTCGTCACGGGGCAGCCCCTCGCCGCGGTCGTGGCCGACCTGAACCGCTATCGGCGCGGGCGCATCGTCCTGCTCGGTTCGGGGCTCGGCGCGCAGCGCTTCAGCGGGACGCTCGACATCCGCGACACCGACGCAGCGCTCGACGTGCTGGCCGCGACGATGGGCCTGCGCGTCACGCGCCTGACCCCGTACCTCGTCCTCGTCAGGCCGCCGGCCTGACGGGGCGAAAAAAACCCGCGCGGGGAGGTCAGGAGTCTCGCGGCTCGATTGTCGTTCGTCCGTGAGGGCCGCAGAGCGCGCGCCAAGCGCGCCGCCCTCCGCGGAACGGGGGCATGGATGGCGGTGTGGGATCTCGGCGGCGCGCTGGGCGGTGCGCTGGGCGGCACGTGGCGCGGGGCGGTTCTGGCGAGCGCGTCCCTGATCGCGATCGGGCAGGCGTCGGCCGCCCAGGAACGGTCGATCACCCCGACCTTCGTGCGGGCCGGCGAACGGCTCAACATCGTGCCCGTCGCGACCGGGGACGCCGCGCCGCCGCGCGCGCTCTCGGCGCGGCGCGTCCGGCTCTCGATCGCGCCCGGTCCCCTCGAGCCGGCCCTGGCGAGCCTCATCGCGCAGACGGGCCTGTCGCTGGCCTACCGGACGGCGCTGACCGAGAACCTCGCGACGCGGGGCGTCGAGGGGGACGTCCTGCCCCTGGAGGCGCTGACGCGGCTGCTCGACGGGACGGGGCTGACCTACCGCGCGGCGAAGCACGCGACGATCACCCTCGTGAACCCGCGCTACGCCCAGGCGTCCCTGCCGCCGGGGGATTCGAACGCGCCGACGCCGGTCGGGGCGGCCGCCGCGTCCGTCACCCTCGACGAGCTCTCGGTCGAGGCCCAGCAGCCGACATTCGGGACGACGGGCTTCGTCGCGACCCGGTCCACCGCGAGCTCGAAGGGCAACGATTCCATCCTGGAGACGCCCGCCACCGTCAGCGTCATCACCCGCGACGAGCTGAATGTCCGGGGCGTGCAGGACGTCAACCTCGCGGTCGCCTACACGCCCAACGTCCAGGCCGTCGACTATCCCGGCGGGCAGGGCGGGCCGACCTTCACGCTGCGCGGCTTCAACGCCAACAACTTCGACAGCGTCTACGAGGACGGCCTGCGCTACGGCTTCAACTCGTTCGACCAGAACATCGAGCCCTACGCCTACGAGCGGATCGACGTCGTGAAGGGGCCGATCTCGGTGCTCTACGGCCAGGGCCAGCCGGGCGGCATCATCAACCTCGTCTCGAAGCGCCCGACCTTCGTCCCGTTCAACGAGGTGTTCATCCAGGGCGGCAATTACGGGCGCGTCCAGGCCGGCTTCGACCTGTCCGGCCCGGTCGAGGGGGCGCCGCAATTCGCCTATCGCGTGACCGGTCTCGTCCGCAGCGCCGACAGCCAGGTCAGGTACACGCCGGACGACCGGACCTTCATCGCCCCGGCGCTGACCTGGCGGCCGGACGCCGACACCGCCCTCACGGTCCTCGGCAAGTACGCCGAGTACCGCGGCGGCGGGTCGGAGCAGAGCCTGCCGATCGTCGGCTCGATCCTGCCGAGCGCGCGCGGCTTCTTCCCGCGCAGCCAGTTCGTCGGGCAGCCGAACTTCAACACCGGCCTCCTGGAGAACAAGGAGATCGGCTACATCCTCGACCACAGCTTCGCGCCGGGATGGCTGCTGCACTCCGCCTTCCGGGCCTACGAGACCACCTCGAAATTCGACGCGGTCGGCGCCAGCCCGGCCTTCACGCCGCCCGGCTTCCTGGCCGTCTCGGTCTTCCCGTACCTGCGCGACCAGTCGAGCCAGGGGCTCCTGACCGACAACTACGTCCAGGGACGCTTCGACACCTGGGACATCCAGCACGACGTCGTCTTCGGCGTCGGCTTCCAGAACTACTATCGCCGCGACGCGCGGACCTTCCCGAACGGCTACCCGACGAACGCCGCCAACCGCCTGATCGACCTGTACAATCCGGTCTACAACCTCGGCATCGCCTTCCCGCAGCGGACGAACGTCTCGACCCGGGCGCTGCAGCAGCAGACGGGCGCCTACGTTCAGGACCAGATGAAGTGGAACGGCTTCATCCTCACGGGCAGCCTGCGCAACGACTGGGTCGACCAGCAGGTCCGAACCACCTTCAACTTCCCGAACCTGCCGGTCGCGACCCTCAACCGGACGACGGTCGACAACCAGAACTTCTCGGCCCTGAGCTACCGGGCCGCCCTGGGCTACGAGTTCGCCGCCGGA
This portion of the Methylobacterium sp. NMS14P genome encodes:
- a CDS encoding FAD-binding oxidoreductase, with the translated sequence MNAPAPAPRARPDAATIAGLTEALRAVLGDRVTASRAVREQHANQLTWAPCEPPDLVVFPHSTAEVQAVVRACAERDVPIVPYGVGTSLEGHVNAPFGGVSIDTGAMNRVRAVNADDLDCTVEAGVTRRALNEYLRDTGLFFPIDPGADATIGGMAATRASGTNAVRYGTMKDAVLALTAVMPNGDIVTTARRARKSSAGYDLTRLLIGSEGTLGIITEVTLRLHGIPEAISAGICPFPSIQAACDATILTIQSGIPVARIELLDEVQVAACNRYSKLTLPETPLLLVEFHGTDAGAREQAERFGEIAAELGGGPFDWATGADERARLWQARHDVYWAAVALRPGPTIKNMSTDVCVPISRLAECVEATKRDIAATGLTAPIAGHVGDGNFHTLPLVDADSPEEMSAVAGFLDRLVARALDLGGTCTGEHGIGQKKMRFMESEHGPEALGLMRTLKRAIDPRNLMNPGKLIP
- a CDS encoding MFS transporter; this encodes MDLEARAIRRVSRRLLPLLITCYFISYLDRVNVGFAALTMNRDLGISATAYGLGAGIFFLTYFVFEVPSNLFLERVGARVWIARIMLTWGLLSGAMAFIVGEKSFYAVRLLLGAAEAGFFPGIIFYLTLWFPARYRGRIISTFMAAIPLSSVIGSPVSGALLGLDGVWGFRGWQWLYVLEALPAVIFAGVVLAFLTDRPAQAAWLPEDERAWLTERLAQERRARESARRYSVTEALLDRRVLAVAFVYFGNVALLYGLSFFLPQIVKGFDLTNFQTGLVSLIPFAIGIVGMLVLGRSSDRRGERKGHAAFALLLAAGGTAAAALVSDPYAKMALFSVSAFGIFGGLPVIWTLPTAYLSGAAAAGGIAIINALGNLSGFAAPYAVGAIKDATGTFTGGLLLIAAAGLAAMVTVLCLSHDRDLEQAAARGAQAAE
- a CDS encoding alpha/beta fold hydrolase, with protein sequence MVTNVLPPLDPAALPAGIRARFVEGVNGLRMHVLEAGEADPGRPLVLLVHGFPEIAFSWRKVMPALAAAGCHVVAPDLRGYGRTADAPVTFADDLAPYRLHNHLLDLLCLTSALKRDRVAALVGHDYGSWVCGYCALARPDLFGLVALMSAPFAGAPGLDALARGLRTPADDPIHAALAALPRPRTHYHLYYASRRAAADMERSPQGLAAFLRAYFHHKSADWPDNRPRALAGWTAEALAEMPTYYVMDQGRTMPATVAPEMPPRGGADCAWLTDAELAVYAAEYARSGFQGALQGYRCRMDGSIDRDLARFAGRRIEVPLLFVSGASDWGPFQVPGALERMEEAAGAGLLGCHFVAGAGHWVQQEQPRAVVDLLLDALGRGGAGSRTGA
- the oxlT gene encoding oxalate/formate MFS antiporter, which gives rise to MVAAANIQYAWTLFVPEIQKTFGWDRAAIQVAFTIFVVVQTWLTPIEGYFIDKYGPSRVVMFGGLMTGLAWVINSYATSLSGFYLGSVAGGIGVGCVYATCVNNALKWFPDKRGLAVGLTAGGYGAGSALTILPIAKMIDSGNYAQAFFVFGLIQGAIIIAAAVAMRAPRKDQVPFSTKVLQSRRDYTLGEALRTPVFYVMLLMFTCTVTGGLMAVAQLGVIAQDLGVKNFQVNLYFFAMAALPFALMLDRIMNGISRPLFGFVSDRIGREKTMFIAFAMEGIGIVALGYFGSNPWAFVILSGVVFLAWGEVYSLFSATAADTFGSKHIGKIYGVLYCAKGFAALFVPVGNLIMQATGTWATVLYTVATMDLIAAVLAIAVLRPMLKQHHAANNDAAAPALKLAHA
- a CDS encoding FecR family protein gives rise to the protein MAEEGWPAGDDEAADDPIYAQATFWVVRLSSPDATDADRAAFEAWRAADPAHAEAYAEMEAWRRVAGSVPGTRRRKRRPPTRLVGLAAALGLSGFVAYESGLLDRVRADVWTGIGDIETTRLPDGSRAALNTDTALALHFTAAERDVHLLRGEAVFDVVPDSGRPFVVHGGGLRVRAVGTRFFVRAGGDAEPVGVAEGRVDASTSAGAVTIGAGEVALRSADGRLMVERGDVGRATAWRDGKLVVTGQPLAAVVADLNRYRRGRIVLLGSGLGAQRFSGTLDIRDTDAALDVLAATMGLRVTRLTPYLVLVRPPA
- a CDS encoding Dabb family protein, which gives rise to MSPEGRSAGFIHAFVMDFAGPTERDAYLSHPDYVAAATKLVRAADGEDGILVVDFAIP
- a CDS encoding GntR family transcriptional regulator; translation: MLQPPETSLGLASIGQTVSLREQAYDSIKQSILAMDLYDGSAQIRLHEHQIAQDLGISRTPVREALTLLEREGFVSTVPRRGLFVTRKTKREIVEMITVWAALEGMAAHAAARHAADPDLRALGRAFEDFEISTLPDHLRAYDEANLDFHRTIIRLGGCGLMVEITTNLFIHMRALRSAFLHRAGRLEDSMREHAAIIAALQARDADRAAVLVRDHALGLIAHVEAHWVWPEG
- a CDS encoding RNA polymerase sigma factor; translation: MAAVSVDALHRSENLNLQRFLLRKLGNPADAADAAQETYLRLVKALTTTDLEQPRLFLFHLARNVAANLGKRRRFEAGLFRSMTDLELSSVVDGRAQTETQVIAREQLRLVAAAIDGLPPRCRETFLLSTVEGLSNGAVAARLGVSRNMVEKHLIKALLHIRRACHEFF